A genomic segment from bacterium BMS3Abin08 encodes:
- the glmS gene encoding glutamine--fructose-6-phosphate aminotransferase [isomerizing] → MCGIIGYIGKDNAVDVVVEGLRHLEYRGYDSAGIAFLSGDTFAVRRCMGKIKELDALILKEKPVSGIAIGHTRWATHGVPSENNSHPHSSESIILVHNGIIENHLELKEELIGEGYSFTSETDTEVIAHLIDRAHRNHGFEDAVRLALRDVRGAYALVILSSKERNRIIGVRKDSPLVVGLGGDEFFLASDIPAFMLRTRDVIFLDDGEMAVIDCNGCKISGLDGEVHEKKKSHVTWSPSMADKGGYKHYMLKEIHEQPRALADTLRGRVFVERAGVNPDEFGIDPERLKDVGRVIIGACGTSLHAAIAGKFMIEQLARVPTEVDYASEFRYRDPIVDDGSIFIAITQSGETADTLAAQREARRRGALTLSICNVLGSTSTREADAVFYTRSGPEIGVASTKAFTSQLISLYLFSLLLAEKKAALTGDERAGLLADLLRVPDQIEEILRGEEEIKGVAKEFFKVTDFLYLGRGILYPIALEGALKLKEISYIHAEGYPAGEMKHGPIALIDEEIPVVFLRQEGKLGEKVFSNISEVKARNGRVIAVTAEDRELQDHEVDCLIKVPRNNRYLETVLMVVPLQLLAYHIGILRGCDVDQPRNLAKSVTVE, encoded by the coding sequence ATGTGTGGTATCATTGGATATATCGGCAAAGACAACGCAGTGGATGTTGTGGTTGAAGGGCTGAGGCACCTTGAGTACAGGGGCTATGATTCTGCAGGAATTGCCTTTCTCAGCGGTGACACCTTTGCCGTGAGGCGCTGCATGGGGAAGATAAAGGAGCTCGATGCCCTTATCTTAAAGGAGAAACCCGTCTCCGGTATTGCAATAGGACATACAAGGTGGGCAACACATGGTGTCCCTTCAGAGAACAATTCCCACCCCCACAGCTCTGAAAGTATCATCCTCGTCCATAACGGTATAATCGAAAACCACCTTGAGCTTAAAGAGGAACTTATCGGTGAGGGTTATTCATTCACTTCGGAAACCGACACCGAGGTCATTGCCCATCTGATAGACAGGGCACACCGCAACCACGGGTTTGAGGATGCGGTGAGGCTGGCCTTAAGGGATGTCAGGGGCGCCTATGCACTTGTAATCCTTTCCTCAAAGGAGCGCAACAGGATTATCGGGGTCAGAAAGGACAGTCCACTCGTGGTCGGACTCGGTGGGGATGAGTTCTTCCTTGCATCGGATATCCCTGCTTTTATGTTGAGGACAAGAGATGTAATATTCCTCGATGACGGTGAAATGGCGGTTATTGACTGTAACGGCTGCAAGATCAGCGGCCTTGATGGGGAGGTGCATGAAAAGAAGAAAAGCCATGTTACCTGGAGTCCCTCAATGGCCGACAAGGGTGGCTACAAGCACTACATGCTCAAGGAGATACATGAACAGCCGCGGGCCCTTGCCGATACACTCAGGGGAAGGGTATTTGTTGAAAGGGCAGGGGTGAACCCCGATGAGTTCGGTATAGACCCGGAGAGACTTAAGGATGTCGGGCGTGTGATTATCGGTGCCTGTGGAACATCCCTCCATGCCGCTATTGCGGGTAAGTTTATGATCGAACAGCTTGCGCGTGTGCCGACGGAGGTGGACTACGCTTCCGAGTTCCGGTACCGGGACCCCATCGTTGATGACGGCAGTATATTTATTGCTATAACGCAGTCCGGCGAAACCGCCGATACCCTTGCAGCACAGAGAGAGGCCAGGAGGCGGGGCGCCCTCACTTTAAGTATCTGTAATGTTCTTGGTTCAACCTCCACAAGAGAGGCGGATGCCGTCTTCTATACCCGTTCCGGCCCCGAGATAGGCGTTGCCTCAACCAAGGCATTTACATCCCAATTGATATCCCTTTACCTGTTTTCCCTTCTCCTTGCTGAAAAAAAGGCTGCACTTACGGGAGATGAAAGGGCCGGTCTGCTTGCAGACCTCCTGAGGGTGCCGGATCAGATAGAGGAGATACTGAGAGGTGAAGAGGAGATAAAGGGAGTTGCAAAGGAGTTCTTCAAGGTAACGGATTTTCTCTATCTCGGCAGGGGCATACTTTATCCGATAGCGCTTGAGGGTGCCCTCAAACTCAAGGAAATATCGTATATTCATGCGGAGGGGTATCCGGCCGGTGAGATGAAGCATGGACCGATTGCGCTGATTGATGAGGAGATTCCCGTGGTCTTTCTCCGCCAGGAAGGCAAACTTGGTGAAAAGGTCTTCTCCAATATCTCTGAAGTGAAGGCGAGAAACGGGAGGGTTATTGCAGTTACCGCTGAGGACAGGGAATTACAGGACCATGAAGTTGACTGCCTGATAAAG
- the glmU gene encoding bifunctional protein GlmU: MRRRVAAVVLAAGEGTRMRSRTPKVLHRLNGIPMIDYVLNAVGVLRPERTVVVVSRDNSRSIREHLRAETLRFALQNRPLGTANALYSVRKALKGFDGDLLVLCGDTPLITPETLSLFSVKHRRAGNLLSILSFTATDPTGYGRIIRDSRGRACMIREERDAGRDELNIKEVNSGIYLLSSELLPLLRSIRRNVNKGEYYLTDLLDVACRRGLRASVYRGGDEKEFAGINTKGELLAAQAIIRERTVRSWVEREVEFMDEKRVYIAPDVVIGPGTFVYPDVYLEGRTIIGSGCTIYPNVRIRDCKIGDHVEVRDSSVLEASEIADDVIIGPFARLRPGSRLSQSVRIGNFVEIKNSSIGEGTKAQHLSYIGDAEVGRDVNIGAGTITCNYDGIRKHKTSVGNGVFVGSDSQLVAPVTVNDGAYIGAGSTITGDVPSGALAVSRCEQRNVKGWVKRKMRKNKKLKTKT, translated from the coding sequence ATGAGAAGGAGAGTTGCCGCCGTTGTGCTCGCCGCGGGTGAGGGGACAAGGATGCGGTCCCGTACCCCCAAGGTCCTGCACAGGCTCAATGGCATCCCCATGATAGACTACGTGTTGAATGCGGTCGGAGTCCTGCGTCCTGAGCGGACCGTGGTTGTTGTGAGCAGGGACAATTCAAGGTCGATCAGGGAGCACCTCAGAGCCGAGACCCTCCGGTTTGCCCTGCAGAACAGGCCCCTTGGCACTGCCAATGCACTGTATAGTGTCAGGAAGGCCCTGAAGGGCTTTGACGGGGACCTGCTGGTTTTATGCGGTGATACTCCGCTGATAACGCCTGAAACCCTGAGCCTGTTCAGCGTAAAGCACAGGAGGGCCGGGAATCTTCTGAGTATCCTGTCTTTCACTGCAACCGATCCCACCGGTTATGGAAGGATAATCAGGGATTCAAGGGGCAGGGCCTGCATGATCAGGGAAGAGAGGGATGCCGGGAGAGATGAATTAAATATAAAAGAGGTGAACAGCGGTATATACCTTTTGAGTTCGGAACTGCTGCCTTTGCTCCGTTCGATCAGGAGAAACGTCAACAAGGGTGAGTACTACCTGACGGACTTACTCGATGTTGCCTGCAGACGGGGCCTGAGGGCTTCCGTTTACAGGGGTGGTGACGAGAAGGAGTTTGCCGGTATTAATACGAAGGGGGAGCTTCTTGCGGCACAGGCAATAATCAGGGAAAGAACGGTAAGGTCCTGGGTTGAAAGGGAAGTCGAATTCATGGATGAGAAAAGGGTTTATATAGCCCCCGATGTCGTTATAGGCCCGGGGACGTTCGTTTATCCGGATGTTTATCTTGAAGGCAGGACGATTATCGGGAGCGGCTGCACAATATATCCAAACGTAAGAATAAGGGACTGTAAGATCGGTGATCATGTGGAGGTAAGGGACTCCTCCGTTCTTGAGGCCTCTGAGATTGCAGACGATGTGATTATAGGACCTTTTGCACGGTTAAGGCCGGGGTCCCGTCTTTCGCAGTCTGTCCGGATAGGCAACTTCGTGGAAATAAAGAATTCATCTATAGGTGAAGGGACAAAGGCACAGCACCTCAGCTATATCGGAGATGCCGAGGTTGGGAGGGATGTAAACATCGGAGCCGGTACGATAACCTGTAACTACGACGGCATAAGGAAACACAAGACCTCTGTGGGTAATGGTGTATTTGTCGGCAGTGATTCACAACTGGTTGCCCCTGTTACCGTAAACGACGGGGCATATATAGGGGCTGGGTCTACCATAACCGGAGATGTTCCTTCAGGTGCGCTTGCCGTTTCAAGGTGTGAGCAGAGGAACGTTAAGGGCTGGGTGAAGAGAAAGATGCGGAAAAACAAAAAATTAAAAACAAAAACCTGA
- the degP gene encoding periplasmic serine endoprotease DegP precursor: MLGTLPAGDDHVEDDSSGLSGLYSVIPEGFGNLFCGMTRWGRRGFVRLKTSLFFLLVFVVLGMVYTPRVSALTGEEEINIKVYKEVSPSVVNITTTTLIRDLFSIYPRKGAGSGSIIDPSGYVLTNYHVIEGASEIMVTLIDGRKYPARFVGADSENDIAVIKINPEKRLAPVRLGDSDKLQVGQKVFAIGNPFGLNSTLTTGIISALGRPLTTEGGRVIESVIQTDAPINPGNSGGPLINTSGEMIGINTAIFTRSGGSIGIGFAIPVKTVKILIPDLIRYGRVRRAWLGIIGVPLWKELSLALRLPVEKGILVSEVDRSAPAARAGIRGGSTPVEISGTVIYVGGDIIISVDGRPVGSMEDIKRALRGKKEGQVVAVEVIRAGKRLTLKVPVRLKS, encoded by the coding sequence ATGCTCGGGACTCTTCCGGCAGGGGATGATCATGTTGAAGATGACAGCAGTGGCTTAAGCGGTCTTTATTCCGTGATTCCGGAAGGGTTCGGTAACCTGTTTTGTGGAATGACGAGATGGGGGCGCAGAGGTTTCGTTCGTCTGAAAACTTCCCTGTTTTTCCTCTTGGTCTTTGTAGTTCTGGGAATGGTTTATACTCCTCGCGTCAGCGCCTTGACAGGCGAAGAGGAGATTAATATCAAGGTCTACAAGGAGGTAAGCCCTTCAGTTGTAAACATTACCACTACCACACTAATCAGGGATTTATTCTCCATATACCCCCGGAAGGGTGCCGGTTCAGGCTCTATAATCGACCCCTCAGGTTATGTTTTAACGAATTATCATGTCATTGAAGGAGCATCCGAGATCATGGTTACCCTTATAGACGGCAGAAAGTACCCTGCAAGGTTCGTCGGTGCTGATTCCGAAAACGACATTGCAGTAATAAAAATCAACCCTGAGAAGAGACTGGCCCCGGTCAGGCTCGGAGATTCCGATAAGTTGCAGGTTGGCCAGAAGGTCTTTGCCATCGGTAATCCCTTTGGCCTTAACTCTACCCTCACCACCGGTATAATAAGCGCTCTCGGCCGTCCTCTTACCACAGAGGGCGGCAGGGTTATTGAGAGTGTAATACAGACCGATGCCCCTATCAACCCCGGTAATTCCGGAGGGCCGCTGATTAATACCTCCGGAGAAATGATAGGCATAAACACTGCAATCTTTACACGTTCAGGCGGGAGTATCGGTATCGGCTTTGCCATCCCCGTAAAAACGGTAAAAATCCTTATCCCGGACCTCATCAGGTATGGCCGGGTGAGAAGGGCGTGGCTCGGGATCATCGGGGTTCCATTATGGAAGGAGTTGTCCCTCGCCCTCAGGCTTCCCGTTGAAAAGGGGATTCTCGTCTCAGAGGTCGACCGGTCAGCCCCTGCAGCACGGGCCGGCATCAGGGGAGGTAGTACGCCTGTGGAGATAAGCGGGACGGTTATATATGTTGGCGGAGATATAATAATCTCTGTTGACGGCAGGCCTGTTGGATCGATGGAGGATATAAAAAGGGCCCTTAGAGGGAAAAAAGAGGGCCAGGTGGTTGCAGTAGAGGTTATAAGGGCCGGCAAGAGGTTAACTCTCAAGGTTCCCGTGAGGTTGAAGTCATGA